The proteins below are encoded in one region of Oncorhynchus gorbuscha isolate QuinsamMale2020 ecotype Even-year linkage group LG01, OgorEven_v1.0, whole genome shotgun sequence:
- the LOC124044143 gene encoding uncharacterized protein LOC124044143 produces MLLKQFLVLQQQGEVPSHISLTDIRDWLIAKGRNYFKNTFQSEMEEGKNLHLAELAWDVKRRLRLKELEREVCRELRLERRIRWSVIGQPGSQMGDWRPLGMETHTPLGKDSPFRHSTSSMDTLSSQISTENLEVARLHTARPHIARPQTARPSTERPSSDSDHSGTLSSVMTCSPHSASPSVVGHFGHEHVPSFHSLGAVGILLLPCLPSTGKSISKYSGKKKYVNPLELPGLLRKLVIKCYLIFI; encoded by the exons atGCTTTTGAAGCAGTTCCTAGTCTTGCAGCAGCAAGGGGAGGTTCCGTCCCACATCTCACTGACGGATATTAGAGATTGGCTCATTGCTAAGGGTAGAAACTACTTCAAGAATAC GTTTCAGAGTGAAATGGAAGAGGGGAAGAACCTTCACTTGGCCGAACTGGCTTGGGATGTGAAACGACGCCTCAGGCTTAAGGAGCTGGAAAGAGAAGTGTGCAGGGAGCTGCGCCTGGAGCGCCGAATCCGCTGGTCGGTGATTGGACAG CCTGGTAGCCAGATGGGAGATTGGAGACCCCTGggcatggagacacacacacctctgggaAAGGACTCTCCCTTCAGACACTCCACCTCCTCGATGGACACTCTTTCCAGTCAGATCTCGACTGAGAACCTCGAGGTTGCTAGGCTACATACTGCCAGACCACATATTGCCAGACCACAAACTGCCAGACCATCAACTGAAAGACCTAGCAGTGACTCTGATCACTCTGGAACCTTGTCTTCTGTGATGACCTGCTCACCACATTCAGCTAGCCCGTCAGTGGTAGGTCATTTTGGTCATGAACATGTTCCCAGCTTTCACTCTTTGGGGGCTGTAGGCATATTACTGCTTCCCTGTCTACCATCTACTGGGAAATCCATATCCaagtacagtggcaagaaaaagtatgtgaaccctttggaattacctggacttctgcgtaaattggtcataaaatgttatctgatcttcatctaa
- the LOC124044208 gene encoding uncharacterized protein LOC124044208: MRVIDVSYNCLHDKHLKSFFRHPERKKRLVKQGLITSNEKVLCSCKEYNRYSSYIKSVQLLWEKQCCAEQKMLLKQFLVLQQQGEVPSHISLTDIRDWLIAKGRNYFKNTFQSEMEEGKNLHLAELAWDVKQRLRLKELEREVCRELRLERRNRWSVIGQPGSQMGDWRPLGMETHTPLGKDSPFRHSTSSMDTLSSQISTENLEVARLHTARPHIARPQTARPSTERPSSDSDHSGTLSSVMTCSPHSASPSVVGHFGHEHVPSFHSLGAVGILLLPCLPSTGKSISKYSGKKKYVNPLELPGLLRKLVIKCYLIFI; the protein is encoded by the exons ATGAGAGTCATAGATGTTAGTTATAACTGTCTCCACGACAAACACCTGAAGAGTTTTTTCCGCCATCCGGAAAGGAAGAAGCGGCTGGTGAAGCAAGGCCTCATCACCTCAAATGAGAAG GTGCTGTGTTCGTGTAAAGAGTACAATCGCTACAGTAGCTACATCAAGTCAGTTCAGTTGCTGTGGGAGAAGCAGTGCTGTGCAGAGCAG aaaatGCTTTTGAAGCAGTTCCTAGTCTTGCAGCAGCAAGGGGAGGTTCCGTCCCACATCTCACTGACGGATATTAGAGATTGGCTCATTGCTAAGGGTAGAAACTACTTCAAGAACAC GTTTCAGAGTGAAATGGAAGAGGGGAAGAACCTTCACTTGGCCGAACTGGCTTGGGATGTGAAACAACGCCTCAGGCTTAAGGAGCTGGAAAGAGAAGTGTGCAGGGAGCTGCGCCTGGAGCGCCGAAACCGCTGGTCGGTGATTGGACAG CCTGGTAGCCAGATGGGAGATTGGAGACCCCTGggcatggagacacacacacctctgggaAAGGACTCTCCCTTCAGACACTCCACCTCCTCGATGGACACTCTTTCCAGTCAGATCTCGACTGAGAACCTCGAGGTTGCTAGGCTACATACTGCCAGACCACATATTGCCAGACCACAAACTGCCAGACCATCAACTGAAAGACCTAGCAGTGACTCTGATCACTCTGGAACCTTGTCTTCTGTGATGACCTGCTCACCACATTCAGCTAGCCCGTCAGTGGTAGGTCATTTTGGTCATGAACATGTTCCCAGCTTTCACTCTTTGGGGGCTGTAGGCATATTACTGCTTCCCTGTCTACCATCTACTGGGAAATCCATATCCaagtacagtggcaagaaaaagtatgtgaaccctttggaattacctggacttctgcgtaaattggtcataaaatgttatctgatcttcatctaa